One window from the genome of Cryptococcus neoformans var. neoformans JEC21 chromosome 12 sequence encodes:
- a CDS encoding SWI/SNF related, matrix associated, actin dependent regulator of chromatin, subfamily a, member 3, putative codes for MSHIDYFGGQPSTAQKRPRQTQPTSSSQEEDDDQQSRAIEHDEHFATFRSDVVGVQYYRGLVGRGEYVLLRREPTNKWDSNAVQVVNAGGSQVGHIPRAVAANLATLMDRNQISVEGRMIGQNLDGAKHFKLPLDVSIYLNHSMRESLEPALRWVSPGDRVNNQARRPVYTSQSQVRGAAGSGVGLPQPADSTMKELLEGLSKDNADLKQVDKVMDALTSDVDVSKLPLHPAPPGTANGQLLTDLLPHQSQALQWMITRENPQLPKSPSEPAVQFWVKQKGVGSKPDYWLNVATKTPQSEAPQLGRGGIIADGMGLGKTLTTISLVLATKNDPVGDKVSKSTLIVCPLSVLSNWEKQIRDHVAPSQLRFYTYHGAAKGLTAKKLGGYDIVLTTYQTVAGEDAAVPHTGDTPLAKKSRPSTTKSGPLATIKWKRVVADEGHQLKNPKAKMTIAFANLSAERRWICTGTPIVNSPNDLGSLLTCLHICAPLSNPQYFRALLLRPLSRGDPTASKLLQAVVSQILLRRTKDSKGANGENVVELPDIEFFRVPVKLDNETRKVYEEVLEHSKRRFEETLRTGEGAANVLSMLTRMRQLCLSLELIPQSFLDEIRAPPTSQNGASATSIASLSTEEMEALVKKLRQIVEDETECGICMDEVEFAKDPAITDCGHPFCLPCIERVITSQGLCPMDRHPIAHGSILRLPSDESLYLPSSQARSINSAKIDELVKYLRIFPRDDKTLVFSQFTSFLDCVGVRLEQEGVKFVRFDGRMPGKQRTEVIKAFQEPVKGDDDEEAPTVMLISLKSGAVGLNLTAASNVFLCDPWWQSAIEAQAIDRAHRMGQKKVVRVFQLIAEDTIESRVLDIQKRKDAMVAKAFEKSSKESQRTKKEARFEDIKELLGMK; via the exons ATGAGCCACATAGACTATTTCGGTGGACAACCTTCAACAGCCCAAAAACGCCCTCGGCAAACCCAgcccacctcctcgtcccaagaagaagatgatgaccaGCAGAGCAGAGCAATTGAACATGACGAG CACTTTGCTACATTCCGTTCCGACGTAGTTGGAGTCCAGTACTACCGCGGTCTTGTTGGTAGAGGCGAATATGTTTTACTCCGCAGAGAGCCCACCAACAAGTGGGATAGCAATGCTGTCCAG GTGGTAAACGCAGGAGGCAGCCAAGTTGGACATATTCCAAGAGCAGTCGCTGCCAACCTTGCGACCTTGATGGATAGAAACCAGATTTCGGTTGAAGGCCGGATGATAGGTCAAAATCTGGATGGTGCCAAGCACTTCAAACTGCCTCT TGATGTCTCCATCTACTTAAACCATTCTATGCGCGAATCCCTTGAACCCGCCTTGCGATGGGTGAGCCCAGGAGACAGAGTCAACAACCAAGCTCGTCGTCCTGTCTACACGTCACAGTCCCAAGTCCGGGGTGCAGCAGGGAGTGGTGTCGGGTTACCCCAACCTGCTGATAGCACCATGAAAGAGCTGCTCGAGGGTCTGAGCAAGGATAATGCTGATTTGAAGCAGGTCGACAAGGTCATG GACGCCCTTACCAGCGACGTCGACGTCTCCAAACTCCCTCTACACCCTGCGCCTCCTGGTACTGCAAATGGCCAACTTCTCACCGACCTCCTTCCGCACCAGTCACAGGCCCTTCAATGGATGATCACTCGTGAGAACCCCCAGCTGCCCAAATCCCCTTCAGAACCCGCTGTCCAGTTCTGGGTCAAGCAAAAAGGTGTTGGAAGTAAGCCCGATTACTGGCTGAACGTAGCTACCAAGACACCGCAAAGTGAGGCTCCGCAATTGGGTAGGGGTGGTATCATTGCTGATGGCATGGGTTTGG GTAAAACTCTGACTACCATATCTTTGGTGCTCGCTACAAAAAACGATCCCGTCGGGGACAAAGTTAGCAAGTCCACTTTGATCG TCTGCCCTTTGTCAGTCTTAAGTAACTGGGAGAAACAAATTAGAGACCATGTTGCCCCCTCTCAATTGAGGTTTTACACCTATCACGGCGCTGCAAAAGGTCTCACCGCCAAGAAACTGGGCGGGTACGATATTGTCTTGACCACTTATCAGACTGTCGCCGGGGAAGATGCTGCTGTCCCACATACCGGCGATACTCCTCTGGCGAAGAAATCGAGGCCAAGCACTACAAAATCAGGACCTTTGGCTACGATCaaatggaagagggtggtggCCGATGAAGGTCATCAGCTGAAGAATCCCAAGGCTAAGA tgaCGATTGCATTTGCCAATCTCAGCGCTGAGAGGCGTTGGATATGCACCGGTACACCTATCGTCAACTCTCCTA ATGACCTCGGATCCCTTCTTACTTGTCTACACATCTGTGCTCCCCTGTCCAACCCCCAATACTTTCGtgctctccttcttcgaccCCTCTCTCGAGGCGATCCCACCGCCAGCAAGCTATTACAAGCCGTCGTTTCTCAGATCCTCCTGCGCCGAACCAAAGATTCAAAAGGTGCGAATGGGGAAAATGTGGTTGAGCTTCCGGACATTGAGTTCTTTAGGGTCCCAGTCAAGTTGGATAATGAGACTAGGAAGGTGTATGAGGAGGTTTTGGAACATAGTAAGAGGAGGTTTGAGGAGACATTGAGAACTGGTGAAGGAGCGGCGAATGTGCTTTCTATGCTTACTCGAA TGCGACAACTCTGCCTTTCACTCGAACTCATCCCACAGTCTTTCTTGGATGAAATCCGCGCGCCTCCTACATCTCAGAATGGCGCCTCCGCAACTTCCATTGCCTCGCTCTCAAccgaagagatggaagctTTGGTTAAAAAGTTGAGGCAgattgttgaagatgagactGAGTGTGGTATCTGCATGGACGAAGTCGAGTTTGCCAAGGACCCGGCTATCACTGACTGTGGTCACCCTT TCTGTTTGCCTTGTATCGAACGGGTGATCACCAGTCAAGGTCTCTGCCCCATGGACCGCCATCCCATCGCCCACGGATCCATTCTTCGCCTCCCCTCCGATGAAAGTTTATacctcccttcctcacaagCACGTTCCATCAACTCTGCAAAGATTGACGAACTCGTTAAATACCTCCGCATCTTTCCACGCGACGACAAaactctcgtcttctcccaGTTTACATCTTTCTTGGACTGCGTCGGTGTGCGACTAGAACAAGAGGGGGTCAAGTTTGTGAGGTTTGATGGACGGATGCCGGGGAAACAGAGGACAGAAGTGATCAAAGCTTTCCAGGAGCCTGTTAAAggggatgacgatgaagaggcgCCTACGGTGATGTTGATCTCGTTGAAAAGTGGTGCCGTTGGACTCAACTTGACAGCGGCGTCCAATGTTTTCTTG TGTGACCCATGGTGGCAGAGTGCTATTGAAGCGCAGGCTATTGATCGAGCCCATAGG ATGGGTCAAAAGAAAGTTGTGAGAGTCTTCCAGCTTATCGCCGAAGACACAATTGAATCGAGGGTCTTGGATATAC agaaaagaaaagatgcGATGGTAGCTAAAGCTTTCGAAAAGTCGAGCAAGGAGAGTCAAAGaaccaagaaggaagcgagGTTTGAGGATATCAAGGAACTTTTGGGTATGAAGTGA